One region of Myxocyprinus asiaticus isolate MX2 ecotype Aquarium Trade chromosome 38, UBuf_Myxa_2, whole genome shotgun sequence genomic DNA includes:
- the st6galnac4 gene encoding alpha-N-acetyl-neuraminyl-2,3-beta-galactosyl-1,3-N-acetyl-galactosaminide alpha-2,6-sialyltransferase isoform X3 produces the protein MMSLRFHWVCLLLLSLCLLLWYSHVTRSWVSMKVGLRGYVRVLPNSRSSSYFLDFHCGRCAVVSSSGQMLASGQGQEIDKQECVIRMNVAPTVGYEADVGNMTSLRVISHTSVPHLVRQQGYFFGREADTRYVVWGPEKNMRQDGKGKIFNALVKLARKYPQTHIYTVTREKIQYCDAVFQNETGKNRMQSGAFLSTGFFTMILALEMCDSILVYGMIDGSYCSHANHSFVPYHYYEPSRLDECRMYRVHEHAKRGGHRFITEKVIYSRWALQGKLWSVRESLNPECERL, from the exons ATGATGTCCCTG AGGTTccactgggtctgcctcctcctcctatctctctgtctgttacTATGGTACAGTCATGTGACGAGGTCTTGGGTGTCCATGAAAGTGGGTCTTCGTGGTTACGTGAGGGTTCTTCCAAACAGTCGTTCAAGTTCATAT TTCCTGGACTTCCACTGTGGCCGCTGTGCCGTTGTGTCCAGTTCTGGCCAGATGCTGGCCAGTGGGCAGGGTCAAGAGATTGACAAACAGGAATGTGTGATCCGTATGAACGTGGCGCCCACAGTGGGATACGAGGCTGATGTCGGAAACATGACGAGTTTGCGTGTCATCTCCCACACCAGCGTGCCACACCTGGTACGGCAGCAGGGATATTTTTTCGGGCGAGAGGCGGACACCCGATACGTTGTGTGGGGTCCTGAGAAAAACATGAGGCAGGATGGAAAGGGGAAAATTTTTAATGCTCTGGTGAAGCTGGCTAGGAAGTACCCGCAAACACACATCTACACCGTCACCAGAGAGAAGATTCAGTACTGTGACGCTGTGTTTCAAAACGAGACGGGGAAGAACAG GATGCAATCAGGGGCGTTCCTCAGTACAGGGTTTTTTACTATGATTTTAGCTCTGGAGATGTGTGACAGCATTCTAGTTTATGGAATGATTGATGGCTCTTACTGCAG TCATGCCAACCACTCCTTTGTGCCATACCACTACTACGAGCCGTCACGCCTAGATGAGTGTCGTATGTACCGCGTTCATGAGCATGCAAAGAGGGGCGGCCATCGCTTCATCACAGAGAAAGTTATTTACAGCCGCTGGGCGTTGCAGGGGAAACTATG GTCTGTGCGAGAGAGTCTGAATCCGGAGTGCGAGAGACTCTGA
- the st6galnac4 gene encoding alpha-N-acetyl-neuraminyl-2,3-beta-galactosyl-1,3-N-acetyl-galactosaminide alpha-2,6-sialyltransferase isoform X2: MMSLRFHWVCLLLLSLCLLLWYSHVTRSWVSMKVGLRGYVRVLPNSRSSSYFLDFHCGRCAVVSSSGQMLASGQGQEIDKQECVIRMNVAPTVGYEADVGNMTSLRVISHTSVPHLVRQQGYFFGREADTRYVVWGPEKNMRQDGKGKIFNALVKLARKYPQTHIYTVTREKIQYCDAVFQNETGKNRMQSGAFLSTGFFTMILALEMCDSILVYGMIDGSYCSHANHSFVPYHYYEPSRLDECRMYRVHEHAKRGGHRFITEKVIYSRWALQGKLWFVYPSWSPQQHQDQ, translated from the exons ATGATGTCCCTG AGGTTccactgggtctgcctcctcctcctatctctctgtctgttacTATGGTACAGTCATGTGACGAGGTCTTGGGTGTCCATGAAAGTGGGTCTTCGTGGTTACGTGAGGGTTCTTCCAAACAGTCGTTCAAGTTCATAT TTCCTGGACTTCCACTGTGGCCGCTGTGCCGTTGTGTCCAGTTCTGGCCAGATGCTGGCCAGTGGGCAGGGTCAAGAGATTGACAAACAGGAATGTGTGATCCGTATGAACGTGGCGCCCACAGTGGGATACGAGGCTGATGTCGGAAACATGACGAGTTTGCGTGTCATCTCCCACACCAGCGTGCCACACCTGGTACGGCAGCAGGGATATTTTTTCGGGCGAGAGGCGGACACCCGATACGTTGTGTGGGGTCCTGAGAAAAACATGAGGCAGGATGGAAAGGGGAAAATTTTTAATGCTCTGGTGAAGCTGGCTAGGAAGTACCCGCAAACACACATCTACACCGTCACCAGAGAGAAGATTCAGTACTGTGACGCTGTGTTTCAAAACGAGACGGGGAAGAACAG GATGCAATCAGGGGCGTTCCTCAGTACAGGGTTTTTTACTATGATTTTAGCTCTGGAGATGTGTGACAGCATTCTAGTTTATGGAATGATTGATGGCTCTTACTGCAG TCATGCCAACCACTCCTTTGTGCCATACCACTACTACGAGCCGTCACGCCTAGATGAGTGTCGTATGTACCGCGTTCATGAGCATGCAAAGAGGGGCGGCCATCGCTTCATCACAGAGAAAGTTATTTACAGCCGCTGGGCGTTGCAGGGGAAACTATGGTTTGTTTACCCATCCTGGTCACCACAACAACATCAAGATCAATAG
- the st6galnac4 gene encoding alpha-N-acetyl-neuraminyl-2,3-beta-galactosyl-1,3-N-acetyl-galactosaminide alpha-2,6-sialyltransferase isoform X1: MSIIPKRFHWVCLLLLSLCLLLWYSHVTRSWVSMKVGLRGYVRVLPNSRSSSYFLDFHCGRCAVVSSSGQMLASGQGQEIDKQECVIRMNVAPTVGYEADVGNMTSLRVISHTSVPHLVRQQGYFFGREADTRYVVWGPEKNMRQDGKGKIFNALVKLARKYPQTHIYTVTREKIQYCDAVFQNETGKNRMQSGAFLSTGFFTMILALEMCDSILVYGMIDGSYCSHANHSFVPYHYYEPSRLDECRMYRVHEHAKRGGHRFITEKVIYSRWALQGKLWFVYPSWSPQQHQDQ; encoded by the exons aTGTCAATCATCCCTAAGAGGTTccactgggtctgcctcctcctcctatctctctgtctgttacTATGGTACAGTCATGTGACGAGGTCTTGGGTGTCCATGAAAGTGGGTCTTCGTGGTTACGTGAGGGTTCTTCCAAACAGTCGTTCAAGTTCATAT TTCCTGGACTTCCACTGTGGCCGCTGTGCCGTTGTGTCCAGTTCTGGCCAGATGCTGGCCAGTGGGCAGGGTCAAGAGATTGACAAACAGGAATGTGTGATCCGTATGAACGTGGCGCCCACAGTGGGATACGAGGCTGATGTCGGAAACATGACGAGTTTGCGTGTCATCTCCCACACCAGCGTGCCACACCTGGTACGGCAGCAGGGATATTTTTTCGGGCGAGAGGCGGACACCCGATACGTTGTGTGGGGTCCTGAGAAAAACATGAGGCAGGATGGAAAGGGGAAAATTTTTAATGCTCTGGTGAAGCTGGCTAGGAAGTACCCGCAAACACACATCTACACCGTCACCAGAGAGAAGATTCAGTACTGTGACGCTGTGTTTCAAAACGAGACGGGGAAGAACAG GATGCAATCAGGGGCGTTCCTCAGTACAGGGTTTTTTACTATGATTTTAGCTCTGGAGATGTGTGACAGCATTCTAGTTTATGGAATGATTGATGGCTCTTACTGCAG TCATGCCAACCACTCCTTTGTGCCATACCACTACTACGAGCCGTCACGCCTAGATGAGTGTCGTATGTACCGCGTTCATGAGCATGCAAAGAGGGGCGGCCATCGCTTCATCACAGAGAAAGTTATTTACAGCCGCTGGGCGTTGCAGGGGAAACTATGGTTTGTTTACCCATCCTGGTCACCACAACAACATCAAGATCAATAG